In Kineosporia sp. NBRC 101731, the genomic window GGGGCAGTTCGGGATGTCTTCTCAGTAGTTCCCGGATGCAGCGCACGACCAGGTCGTCGGCGCGGGTCTGGGCGTAGATCCCCTTTTCACCGGCCTTGCCGAAAGGGGTGCGGACGCCGTCGACGAAGACGACATCTCTGGAAGTGCCGGGCACGTGACCTCCCCAGAATCATGAGCCGGCTCAGCTGCCGCCGGCGTTGGCGTAACCACCTGGATGCTACTCGCTAGTAACAGTAGGCGTGAAACCTCTCCGTCACCCGTTGTGAAGAGATTGCCCCGTAGGGGGAGACGTTACGCGCCCACCCGTTCGTGATCATGCCAAGTGTCCCCAGACCGAATCGCCGGTCCGGGGACACTTCGCATGATCACGAACGGGAGAATCGAGGACGCCCGTGGGCGCCCGGGAGTTACGCCTCGGGGGAGTCCTCGGTGGGTTCCGGGGCCGGTGTCTGCAGGGCCTGGACCAGGCGGTCGGTGATCAGGCCGATCTGCCAGGCGCGGGCGCCGGCGGTCTCCAGGCGGGCGCGCACCGCGCCCGGGGTGATCTCCGGGGGCGGCGTCCAGCTCAGGCGCCGCACGGTGTCGGGCGAGATCAGGTTCTCCACCGGCATGCCCAGCTCACCGGCCAGCTCGCTCATCGAGGCCCGGCAGGCCGCCAGCCGTGCGGCCGCGGCGGCGTCGCGCTCGGCCCACACCCGCGGCGGGGGCGGGCCCTCGCTGGGAAGGTGCTGCGGCGGCAGGTCGGAGTCGGCCAGGGACTTGGCGTGGGTCACGGCCTCGGTCCACTGACGGGCGTAGCGGCGGGCACCGCGACCGTTGAAGGCGGGCAGGGCGATCAGGCCGCTCTGCGTCGTGGGCATGGCCAGGGCGGCCTCGATGATCGCGGCGTCGCCGAGCACCCGGCCGGGGGAGAGGTCGCGCTGGCGGGCGATCGCGTCACGGGTCTGCCAGAGCTCGCGCACGGCGGCCAGGCGCCGGCGGTCCCGCACCCGGTGCATGCCCGACGTACGGCGCCAGGGGTCGACGCGCGGGGCCGGCGGCGGGGTGGCGGCGACGGCCGCGAACTCCTCCATCGCCCAGTCCAGCTTGTTCTGGCGGGTCAGCTCGGCGCAGACGGCGTCGCGCAGGTCGACCAGCACCTCCACGTCGAGCGCGGCGTAGCGCAGCCAGGGCTCGGGCAGGGGGCGGGTGCTCCAGTCGACGGCCGAGTGTTCCTTGGCCAGGCTCAGGCCGAGCATCTCCTCGACCATCGCGGCCAGGCCCACCCGGGGGTAGCCGGCCAGGCGGGCACCGAGCTCGGTGTCGAAGATCAGGCGGGGGCGCAGGCCCACGTCGTAGAGGCAGGGCAGATCTTGGGAAGCCGCGTGCAACACCCATTCGGCGTCGACGATCGCGGCGTTCAGCCCACTCAGGTCGGGCAGGGCCACCGGGTCGATGAGCGCGGTTCCCGCGCCCTCGCGCCGCAGCTGCACCAGGAAGGCGCGCTGGCCGTACCGATGGCCGGAGGCTCGCTCGGCATCCACCGCCACCGGACCGGTACCGGACGCGAAAGCGTCGATGACCTGGTTCAGGGTCGCGATGTCGCTGACAACCGGCGGAACACCGTCCCGGGGCATGTCGAGACGCTCCAGCACGCGCTCTGCCGCACGCTCGCTGTCGGGGCTACCGGCTGCCGGGGCGCCGTCCGGGGT contains:
- a CDS encoding HRDC domain-containing protein, whose amino-acid sequence is MPRDGVPPVVSDIATLNQVIDAFASGTGPVAVDAERASGHRYGQRAFLVQLRREGAGTALIDPVALPDLSGLNAAIVDAEWVLHAASQDLPCLYDVGLRPRLIFDTELGARLAGYPRVGLAAMVEEMLGLSLAKEHSAVDWSTRPLPEPWLRYAALDVEVLVDLRDAVCAELTRQNKLDWAMEEFAAVAATPPPAPRVDPWRRTSGMHRVRDRRRLAAVRELWQTRDAIARQRDLSPGRVLGDAAIIEAALAMPTTQSGLIALPAFNGRGARRYARQWTEAVTHAKSLADSDLPPQHLPSEGPPPPRVWAERDAAAAARLAACRASMSELAGELGMPVENLISPDTVRRLSWTPPPEITPGAVRARLETAGARAWQIGLITDRLVQALQTPAPEPTEDSPEA